Part of the Rubrobacter calidifluminis genome is shown below.
ACGACCCTACCACGCGCCGGTTCATCACCGGGCGGCCCGCCATCAACCGCTCGCGCCAGAGCGAGGAGCACACCAGCCCCGTCCAGGCGGCGTGACCCGCCGGGGAGAGGAGCCCGCGCGCGAGCAGCACCGTGTTCAGCACCGCGATGTTCCCGCCCGATCTCAGGAGCAGCACGAAGGCGTAACCCATCGTCTCGAGCGCGGCGAACCCCATCGCGGTCGCCACCCCGAGGACGATCCCGTCGGCCTCCGAACGGTAACGCCCCACCAGGTAGAAGGCCACCGGGACGACTAGCTTGGCCCCCTCCTCGATCAGCCCGACCCCGAGCAGCGGCAGGAAACCCAGGCTCAGCAGCACCCGGTACTCGAACACGCCGGCGAGGACGGTGCCTAGCACCCCGCCCCACAGAAAGCAGGCGGCGAGCGAGGGGAACGGAACGTCCCAGTCCGGCATTCTCTCGTAGAGGTAGGCGGTGAAGCTCACCGGGACGAGGAAGGCCCCTATCATGATCACCGAAGGGACGTAGTTCGGGTTCCCGGTCCGGACGAGGGCGTTCTCGAGCAAATAGAGCAGTACGATACCGCTCACGAAGATCTGCAGCCACCGGCGCTTCAGGATGTTCAAGTAAGACCCCGCAGCCTCTCGAGGGAAGGTTTGCTCCGTCGCCAAGATAACCGGCGCCGATACCCCGGTCAAGCACGGTGCCGTCGCCTGCGGGATTTCCTCTGCCCCAGGTTCAGCGTGGGATAGAGCACCGCGGCGAGCGGTATCGGGAGCCAGAAGTTCAGGATCCGGTATCCCAGCACCGGGACGACGGCCTCAGATCCCGTGCCGAGCAACGCGAGTGTTCCGAGCATGAGCGTCTCGAAGACCCCGATGCCGCCGGGTGTTATCGGGAGCGAGGCAGCGGTGGTGGCCAGGCCGTAGGAAACAAGCAGCCCGACCGTCCCCGCCCGAACCTCGAAAGCGCGGAACATCAGGATCAGGCAGAGTGCGTCGAAGGCCCAGTATCCGCAGGCCAGCGCCACCAGCCGCCACGCCTCGGCCGGATCCTCGCCGACCTGCCGGAACATCGCCCGGAGCTCTTCCCTCGTACGATCGACGATGCGGGCGGCCCTGAGCCTCGCCGGCTCCCGACCACCACCGAGGCCGGGTATCCTGCGCGAGAGCTCTATGGCCCGCGCCAACGCCTTCTCCGAGACCCCGGGGTTTCTGTACGCCGCGTATCCGCCGCAGAGCAGCACCGCCGCCACGAAGAGCCCTGCGAAAGCGGTGCCGAGGCTCGCCGCCCCATGTTCCCCGTGGGCGAGCATGTAGGCGGCGCTCGCCGCGAAGAGCACTCCCAGGGTGGCATACGAGAGTGCGGTCGCAGCGGCGAGCGCGAGCCCGGCCCGGCGCGGGGGTACGTTCTTCTTCCTCAACCCGCCGTAGGTGACGGTCGCGGCGGCGGCCCCCCCGCCCGGCAGCACCTTGGACGCCCCGAGCCCGGAGAGCGTGAGGCGCAGCATGTACCAGAAACCTATCCCGGACTGCCTCCTGGACCCTGGCGAGGCCCCGATGCCGGCCGCGGTTCCAACCGAGCGCCCGAGGAGCTCCGAGTAGCAGACGTTCCTCAGTATCTCCGAGAGGAAGGCCGCAACCATCGCCGGCGTGTCGGCGTGGAGCACGAGCCGCACCGAGCGCGTGATGCCCGGGAGCTGGGGCAGGAGCAGGTGCAGCGCGAGGCCTACCGAGACCAGGTAGAGTATGTTGCGCAACAGCGAGCGCAGATGTTCCTCCTCGGCCGTGTCATTCAGGGACGCCACAAGATAACAGCATCGGGGCGCCCGTGTGTGTATCATCACTTGCGTGAGCGGGCTCTTCGCCGGATTGATCTTCGTAGTGACGCTCGCCCTGATCCTCACCCGCCCCCACGGCATCGGCGAGGTTTGGTGGGCTGCCGCGGGAGGGGTGGCCGTGCTTGTCTTCGGGCTGGTCTCTCTGCAACAGCTCGAGGACATCCTCGAGACGACCCAGGATGCACTGATCTTCCTGATCGGGCTGATGGCGGTGAGTGCGGTGGCCGAGCGGGCGGGGTTCTTCGAGTGGGTCGCCACCCGGGCCGCCCAGGCAGGGGGTGGGAGCGCGCTCAGGCTCTACGTATTCGTCTTCATGGCTGGCACCCTCGTCACGGCCTTCCTCTCGCTGGACTCGACGGCGATCGTTCTGACCCCCGTCGTCTATGTGATGGTTTCCCGGCTGCGGCTCCCTCCGCTGCCCTTCATGTTCGCCTGCACCTACACCGCGAACACCGCCTCGCTGTTCCTGCCGGTCTCGAACCTGACCAACCTGCTCTTCTACAACGCGCTCGGCCTGGGGTTTTTGCGCTTCTCCCTGGTGATGTTGCTGCCGGCTCTGCTTGCGGTGGTGGCGAACGCGGCGGTGTTCTTCTGGCTCTTCCGGCGGGAGATCAGGGGTTCTTACGGTGCGAAACCGGGCCTGTTCATTCCGCGGGAACCGGCGTTTTTCCGGCTCGCCGCGGCGGGTGTCGCGGTTCTGCTCGCCGGTTTTTTCGTGGCCTCCGCCCTCGGGGTCCCGATCGGGGTGGTCTCGCTGTGCGGTGGGGTGCTGCTGGTGGCCACGGCCCGCTGGCGCGGGTGGGTGGGGCTGCGCGAGGTCGCTGGCTCTGTGTCCTGGGGGCTCGTCGTGCTCGTGGTCGGCCTTTTCGTGGTGGTGCGGGCGGTCGAGAACGCGGGACTTTCTGAGGTGGTGCGGGCCGCCTACACCGCGGCGGGTTCCTGGGGTGGCCCGGCCGGCATCCTCGTCGTCGCCGCCGGGACGGCACTTGGGGCCAACCTGGTCAACAACGTGCCCATGGCGGTGGTCTCGCTCGGGGTGCTCCCGGAGGTCCACCACCCTGCTCTGGCCTACGCCTCGCTGCTCGGGACCAACATCGGCCCCAACCTCACGGTCGTCGGGTCGCTGGCGACCCTGATCTGGTTGTCCATCGTCCGCGGGCGCGGGATGGAGATAACCTCCCGCGAGTATCTCAGGGTGGGGATGGTTGCCACCCCGGTGATCCTGGCGGCCGCATCGCTCGGGCTCTGGATCTCGCTCGGAATCTTCGGTCCTTAGGGGGTGCTCTCTTTGCGCGCGATGGTCTGTATCGAGGTGAGAGACCGGGAGCGGGTGGTGTACGGTTGTTCCCGGTACCTGGCGGGGGTGCGGGAGGTCCTGCTCACGCACGTTCTGGACGAGAGGGCCCTCCGGGGCTACGACCTCGCGTTGCAGGGGCTGCTGGGGAGACGCCAGCCGCGGCCGGACGAGCTGCTCAGGGAGGCGGAGTCCGCCGCGCTGGAGATGCTGGAGGAGGCACGGGCTCTGCTCTCCACCCTCCTCCTGGAAGGGACGGAGATCGAGGGCCTCCTGCTGCACGGCAGGCCGGAACACGAGCTGGTGCGTGCCGCCGCGGCGCGGGAGGTGTCGGCGCTTATCCTGGGCCGCGGGGGCGCCGACGGCGAGTCGGCCGTGGTTTCCGGCAGGATCTCCGGCTGGCGCCGCAACCCCCACGGCGAGATCGATGGTTTATACCTGGAGGACGGAACGGAGGTACGCTTCCCCCCGCACCGGGGAGCACAGATCGAGACCGCCCTGCACGAGGGCGAGAACGTGGAGGTCCGGGGCGAGCGACGCCCCCGACACGTCCACGCCCGCCTGATCACGTCCCTCGACTCCGGGCGTTCCCTCGAGGCCCACCCACCCCCCCAGCACGAGCCACCCAGGCGTCACCTGGGGCACGTGGCACGTTTCGTAACCGACCACGCCGGTTGCGACGTGGTGCTTCTGGGCTGAGTTTGGGAGTGGCCCGGGCTAGAGCCCGAGTTTCTCGCTGATCCTGCGCCGGTCGAACCCTATTATCACCTCGCCGTCTATGACGGTGGTCGGGGTCGCCTGCGAGTTCATCCGAACCATCTCCTGCATCGCGTCGAGGTCGGTACGGATGTTCTTTTCGGTGAACTTCACGCCCTTCTGAGATAGAAACTCCATCTCCTGATGGCAGGCGGGTCAACCCGGCTGGGTGTAGACGATTACCTCATGCTCTTCGGTCATGCGCTTTTCCTCCCTGTCTTGTGTCCACGTGGTGTTACTACCCGGCTCCCGCTTCGGTTACACTCTTGCTCATGCCGGGGAGGCCGGTAAAGAGGGCAGGACGTGGGCACCTGGGGGTCTGGGACCCGACGGGCGGTGAGGCGCGGCGTGGGAGCGGCCTCCCCGTCGAGGCCGGGGAGGAGGAGATCTCCATCCTTGCGCGGGCCGGGGGGCGGGTGTGGGAGGTGGAGGCGGAGGGCCTCGCCGGGACACTCCGCGAGGCGGAGATGGTCTGGATCGACCTGCTCCGGCCCCACGACCGCTCGAGGGCGATCCTGGAAGAGGTGCTCGAGCTCGCTCCGCTCACCGTCGAAGACTGCCTCTCCCCGCTGCGCATGCCCAAGGTCGACTTTTTCGGTGGCGGGGCCTTCGTTGCAGGCTTCGCTGCCCGCCTGGAGGGGGATGGGCCGGTCCGGTTGAGCGCCGTAGAGGTCGACCTGGTCTTCGGCGAGAGCTGGCTGGTCACCGTGCGCGACGGGCCCCTCGAGGAGGTACGCGCACGGATCGGGCAGAGGCTGGCGTCGCCCGCCGGTACCGGAACCCCGGGCGCCGAGCTGGCCTACCGTGCTCTGGACGCGCTCGTGGACGGTCACCTGCCGGCGCTCGTGCGGGTCGCGGCTGCCGCAGAGGAGCTCGAGTCCAGCCTGGACCCCACGCGCGAGCGCGCCTCGCTCGGGGCACTGGAGGCTCTGATCTCGATGAAGCGCGACCTGCAGGCGTTCCGGCGGCTCGCGGTGGCCCAGCAGGAGGTGATCCGACGCCTCGGGCGGAGCTTCCGGGAGCAGCGCGAGTACCTCTCTGACGTCTCGGACAACCAGCGCGAGGCGGTGGACATGGCCGATGCAACCCGCGACTACGTGGACGGGGCGATAGAGGCCTACAGGATGCGCCGCGACGAGCGCAGCGAGCTCGGCATCCGGCGCCTCACCGTGCTCGCCGCCCTGCTCGGCCCGCTGAGCGTCCTCGCCGGATGGTACGGGGTGAATTTCAAGCACCTTCCCGGCCAGGACAACCCCGCCGGCTTCTGGGTCTTCATCGCCGTGCAGCTCGTCTTCGTCCTGGTCTCCGCCCTCTACCTGCGCCGCCGGGGGCTGCTCTAGGAGGCCGCCCGCGCCGCCCTCGCTTCCGCTATACTCTCAGGGCTGTGTCCGGAGTGTTGCTCATCCTGTTCGGGTACCTGCTCGGTTCGATCCCGACTGGCCTTCTGGTCGGGCTGGCCCGCGGCGTCGACGTACGCAAGGTGGGAAGCGGCAACATCGGTACCGCGAACGTCCTCAGGAGCGCCGGCAGGTTCGCCGCCTTCCTGACCCTGCTGGGCGACATGTTCAAGGGACTCGTCCCGGTCGTCGTGGCGCGCGGTCTGAGCGATTCGGAGTGGGTCTGGGCGCTCACCGCCCTCGCCGCCATCGTCGGACACTGCTGGCCGGTCTTCCTCCGCTTCCGCGGAGGAAAGGGGGTCGCGACCGGGGCCGGGAGCGGCCTCGCGCTCGTTCCTCCGGTTGGCCTGGGGGTCTTCGTGCTGTGGTGGATCATCGCGTTCGCCTTCCGCTACACCTCGCTCGCCGCGATCGTCGTCTCGGTGGCGGCGCCGGTGGGGTACCTGATCACGGGTCAGCCCCTGCCGTACCTGGTCTACGCGTTCGTCGGGGCGGCGGTGGTGCTCTGGCGGCACCGGGAGAACGCACGGGCCCTGCTGGAGGGGCGCGAGCGGAGGTTCGGCCAGAGGAGGAGAGGTGGATAGGCCGCTGCGTGAGCTCTACGCGGGGCGCTCGGTGCTTCTGACCGGTGCGACCGGCTTCGTGGGGACGGCCCTCTGCGAGAAGATCCTGCGCTCCCTGCCACAGATAGGCCGGCTCTACGTGCTGGTGCGCCCGGCGCGCGAGAGGAGCGCCCGGGAGCGCTTCGAGCGTGAGGTGCTCGGTTCGGCGGCCTTCGGGGGGTTGCGCGAGCGGCTTGGGGATGGCTTCGAAGGGCTCGTCTCGCAGAAGGTGCGGGTGCTGGAGGGGGACGTGGGCGCCCCCGCGCTCGGCCTCGGGGAGAGTGAAGTCGAGGAGCTCTCCCGCGAGGTGGACGTCGTCATCCACTCGGCGGCCTCGGTCGTCTTCGACGCCCCGCTCGACGCCGCGCTGGCCTCGAACGTGCACGGGACGCTCGGGCTCTTGCGTCTGGCCCGCTCCTGGAAGAAGAAGCCGCTCTTCGTGCACGTCTCGACGGCGTACGTCGCCGGGATGACCGACGCCCTCGTGCCGGAGGAGCTGCCGGGGGAGAGCTCTCCCTCCGGCGCCCCGATCGACGCCCGCCGCGAGGTCGAGGAGATAGAGCGTGTGATAGCCCGAACCGATCGGGATTCCCGCGCTACGAAGCTGCTGCGCGCCTTCGAGGAGGAGGCTCGCCAGAGCCTCGGGATGGTCGGCTCCGAGGAGGAGGTCTCGGAGAGGGTCGAGCAGCTCCGGCGGGCCTGGGTGCGCGACCGGCTCGTTGAGCGCGGCTCTGAGCGGGCGAAGGAGCTCGGCTGGCACGACGTCTACACCTACACCAAGTCGCTCGCCGAGAGGCTGATCCTGCTCGAACGGGGGGATCTGCCGCTCGTCATCGTGCGTCCGGCGATCATCGAGAGCAGCCTCCGCGAGCCCTACCCCGGATGGATCCAGGGCTCCAAGATGGCGGACCCCCTGATCATGGCTTACGCCAAGGGCATCCTGCGCGAGTTCCCCGGTGACCCGGAGA
Proteins encoded:
- a CDS encoding PrsW family intramembrane metalloprotease, with product MNILKRRWLQIFVSGIVLLYLLENALVRTGNPNYVPSVIMIGAFLVPVSFTAYLYERMPDWDVPFPSLAACFLWGGVLGTVLAGVFEYRVLLSLGFLPLLGVGLIEEGAKLVVPVAFYLVGRYRSEADGIVLGVATAMGFAALETMGYAFVLLLRSGGNIAVLNTVLLARGLLSPAGHAAWTGLVCSSLWRERLMAGRPVMNRRVVGSFVAAVILHALWDTFNGAGGPAFSGWPFLRLMALLVALVSLALLIRRVREASREKGVSR
- a CDS encoding lysylphosphatidylglycerol synthase transmembrane domain-containing protein, whose amino-acid sequence is MASLNDTAEEEHLRSLLRNILYLVSVGLALHLLLPQLPGITRSVRLVLHADTPAMVAAFLSEILRNVCYSELLGRSVGTAAGIGASPGSRRQSGIGFWYMLRLTLSGLGASKVLPGGGAAAATVTYGGLRKKNVPPRRAGLALAAATALSYATLGVLFAASAAYMLAHGEHGAASLGTAFAGLFVAAVLLCGGYAAYRNPGVSEKALARAIELSRRIPGLGGGREPARLRAARIVDRTREELRAMFRQVGEDPAEAWRLVALACGYWAFDALCLILMFRAFEVRAGTVGLLVSYGLATTAASLPITPGGIGVFETLMLGTLALLGTGSEAVVPVLGYRILNFWLPIPLAAVLYPTLNLGQRKSRRRRHRA
- a CDS encoding ArsB/NhaD family transporter — encoded protein: MSGLFAGLIFVVTLALILTRPHGIGEVWWAAAGGVAVLVFGLVSLQQLEDILETTQDALIFLIGLMAVSAVAERAGFFEWVATRAAQAGGGSALRLYVFVFMAGTLVTAFLSLDSTAIVLTPVVYVMVSRLRLPPLPFMFACTYTANTASLFLPVSNLTNLLFYNALGLGFLRFSLVMLLPALLAVVANAAVFFWLFRREIRGSYGAKPGLFIPREPAFFRLAAAGVAVLLAGFFVASALGVPIGVVSLCGGVLLVATARWRGWVGLREVAGSVSWGLVVLVVGLFVVVRAVENAGLSEVVRAAYTAAGSWGGPAGILVVAAGTALGANLVNNVPMAVVSLGVLPEVHHPALAYASLLGTNIGPNLTVVGSLATLIWLSIVRGRGMEITSREYLRVGMVATPVILAAASLGLWISLGIFGP
- a CDS encoding magnesium transporter CorA family protein yields the protein MPGRPVKRAGRGHLGVWDPTGGEARRGSGLPVEAGEEEISILARAGGRVWEVEAEGLAGTLREAEMVWIDLLRPHDRSRAILEEVLELAPLTVEDCLSPLRMPKVDFFGGGAFVAGFAARLEGDGPVRLSAVEVDLVFGESWLVTVRDGPLEEVRARIGQRLASPAGTGTPGAELAYRALDALVDGHLPALVRVAAAAEELESSLDPTRERASLGALEALISMKRDLQAFRRLAVAQQEVIRRLGRSFREQREYLSDVSDNQREAVDMADATRDYVDGAIEAYRMRRDERSELGIRRLTVLAALLGPLSVLAGWYGVNFKHLPGQDNPAGFWVFIAVQLVFVLVSALYLRRRGLL
- the plsY gene encoding glycerol-3-phosphate 1-O-acyltransferase PlsY yields the protein MLLILFGYLLGSIPTGLLVGLARGVDVRKVGSGNIGTANVLRSAGRFAAFLTLLGDMFKGLVPVVVARGLSDSEWVWALTALAAIVGHCWPVFLRFRGGKGVATGAGSGLALVPPVGLGVFVLWWIIAFAFRYTSLAAIVVSVAAPVGYLITGQPLPYLVYAFVGAAVVLWRHRENARALLEGRERRFGQRRRGG